The window gatttctgtgatttggttGATGTTGCTATGGGCAgacaggcagaagcagggggcCAGGGACTCCTGGTAGCAGCTGATCTCAAACACCTAGAACAAAACCGACAAGACCTCCAATCAGAGGTGCCTCCTAGGACCCAAATGCAGAATGCTGAATCCCCCCTACGGACTCCTGCTTTAATGTGGCATAAAGAATATGAAACTTAGACCCCCCATATACCAGTTCTGTCTGTTACCAGCTGTGTAGTATAGTCcagggggggaaaaaaacaagctaacaaacaaataacaacatgTCTTGACTCCTCTAAACCTTCAAATCTTAAATGGTCTAACATAGATAAGTGAAACTTGATTCAATGTTTGGGGGAGTCTAGGGAGTCtagaaaaaatagtaaaatgttAAGTTTTagtattcagtgtgtgtgtgtgtgtgtgtgtgtgtgtgtctgtctgtctgtctgtctgtatatatgtatgttggtatctctgtgtctgtgtagaggccagaggtccacCTCGGTATGGCTCTTCAGGAAACTAtccaccttgtgttttgagacagggcttcttgtTGGTCTTGAACCTACCAATTTGGTGAAGCTGGCTGATCAGGGAGCCCTGGCATCCTCCTGTCCTTGTCTTGCCAGAGCTGATATCAGGAGCATCACACACAGCTTTTTAAATGTGGATACGGGTTATCCAaatcagatcttcatgcttgtgGGGCAAGCATTTTACTGTCTGAGCTATTACCTAAGCCTAAATATTATCATTCTTCCCTATAGTTTCTCCagttatatatttatagaaaaaagaaatggatacagaaaaatacagaaaaaaaactaAGTGACTCGAGGAAAAAGACAAACATCTCTTTTCTTATCAAAAATACCCAGAAAATGTGCAACATGAATGAACAATTAATTCAGTATCCTCCACAGTTCTCTATGTGTGGTAAATTCATTTTACAGACGTgcaaactgaggcacagaaaacAAATTGAACTCTTGCCCCCAGTGGCAGCTTCAGGATTTGCAAAGGGGCCTTCTCCATAGAAAGCCAGGCaggcttcccttttccctccacaGATATCTAACTCAATGAATCCATTATGCAACGATTTTCTATGAATCAGAGCTAGCCTGTGAAATGCCACCTCACTGttgcttagaaagaaaaaagtgccaCCCATACCTCTGAAGAGACTTAAGAAACGAACGCaacagaaagatattaaggaagggGAGCTTCTCATTCACTCAAAGCCTAGAGTTACTCAGCTCTGCCAGCACCTAGGGTTGGAATGGGGTTTCCCTTGCTCAGAAGAAGAATGTGCAAGGGGGAGCTATTTGGAAGCGGTACAGGTGAATGGGGGGGATTCAAGCAAGCCTCATAAAAACCTTCTATCCATCTTCTGTGTAGCAGTGAGCTCCTGACGCTAGGTCCTAATGAGACCCTCATCATCAGTATAGAGTGTGGtaggagaggaggaaaaaatCCTGCCTGGGGGATGTCCATCACTCCAGCTGGGTCACCTCACCATTCATCGGAATAGGATGGGTAAAGTGCACAAAGAACCTCCCTCTTTGCATAATAAACACCGGGACCTAGACACCACAACCTTTTGTGGGTCCTGATCCCAGCCAGGAACCTCTCTTTCAATTCTCTTTGCTAACAAGGCCCAGTCTGAAATGCCCGTGTTACCCTGGAATCCTTCTGTCGCCCATTCAAGGAACACAGACTGCAATATAAAATTCCAAGGGTTAAGTAActaagcataaaaaaaaaaaaacctgtgagtCAAACAGGGACAATAAGCACCTCACGGAGGCTGGTGCTAACTGGGGCTGAGGAAGCAAAGTCAACAGTAAGGCTGTGAATGAGCCATAATGAGGTATCTCAGGAAAGTGGCACAGCTGTTACCACTACACCCTCGAATTTAAGAATGAATGCTTCAGCCTCCCCGGAGACCACAAATCACACCCTGATACTGTCAAATGATGACCGACCTCAGAGCAGTGACCTCAGTGGCCCGCTCAATTAGGAATCTGAAATGCTTGAGTCAACCTTAGCATCCAGGCTGCAGGCCACAGAACGGGGGAAGCCTCAGCAATTTCatcaaggaacacacacacacacacacacacacacacacacacacacacacacacagagagagacagacacacaccgtAGTGGCTAATGTCAACAAGCTGCATTACGTAACAAGCATGATTTGTTCTGAAGCATCAGGCTGTGGGTTCTGTCGCCAGGGCCTACCGTTCTGATTATTTATAATACACTTCCTGTTTCCAGTTgcctttcaaaaaataaaatcaaacaaccTTTGGCTCAGCGTGGCTAGCCTGCTCTCCCACAGCACAGCTTGAAAAGCTGAATGAGCAGAAGATTAAATGAAAGTAGCAAGCAAATTCATGGCAGCTTCCCAAAGCGGCCATACCCTTTGTAGGAGAACGCAAAATGGTGGACAGAAAAATGAACAAACTAAAAGACGTGCTTacattttcctaaacagaaaggAGCCAAACTTTTATTAGTGGCTATAACAGGCATTTATAGGCTTGGACTGGTATTTAAACCATCACCCTCAAGTGCAAAAATCAAGCCCTGAGCCTGGGTGCCAGCtccttttaaatgtttaattgggAGCCTTGGTTATATAATGTGACAGTTCAGATAAGGCCCTAAGATCAGGCCACATTCATcttgtctgaaaagaaaaaagaaaaagtgcccaTTCTGCCAAGATAGTAATTACGTCATTCTGCACAGTAGCTACAAGAATTTTTTGTGAAAACAGCTAAAGACCCCCTAAAGATCCTTCCCTACTTTGGCTAACTGAAGTAGGCACGTGGCGTCAATCATCGGGCTGGGGAATTTTGCTCCTGCCCCTGGAAGCTCTTCCTGCACTCCTCCCCCACCACAGAGTGTCCTACAGAATACTCTTAATGCATCCTACACAATAAACACCAACTTTCTGTTCTATCTCCTTTTGTACTTTGGACTGCATGAACAAGAAGCTAGGAAACAGGAACCCCAAAGGCATCAAAAGGAAGTGGATTCAGTGTGGAGGGCTCTGAGTGCTGTAGCAAGCTAAAGAGCCCACAGTGTGTATATTGGGGCCGTTCACAGCATCGCCCTCCTAAAACTCTCCTGGAGAGTGTTGCACACAGCCATGCTTGTGGAAGTCACCCACGTCACCTCGGGGAAGAAGGCAAGGGAACAGAAGCTGTGCAGTCATAAAGGGATGACCTCTGTCAAACAGAACAATGATACCGCACTTAAATCCACTTGCAGCTACACTGTAATTGGTGAGGAGCTGATTCAATCTTTGAAATAACTAAACCAACAGATTAAGTACAGTTTGGGGCCAGAGAGCAAGTCTGCAAATGACACTATAAGGTCAGCCTAGAGTGAAATATGTCTTGAAGGATCAGCAAAGAGAACGAACAGAGGCCAGAGACAAGCCTAGTTTTAAACAAAGAAGGAATAACAAGATCCGCCTGCAGAATTTGGCCACGGACAGTTTTGATGTAAAGTCATCTGTCGCCTTTAGggggaaaatatattaaaatgctcTACTGAAGTTGAGCAAAAGGAGGGGGATGCTCACTGCCGATGATGGTGCATATTTCATAGGAGAATGACAGCTCAGTAGAATTCATTCATTTCAAAGGATGACTGTCCTATTGTGCAGTGTGCAGGGCTCCAATCAGGCTCCGAGTTGCCTACAAAATTTAAGGCTTTTGCTGGGCACAGTTGTTCTTGACTACGGTAACTTAGAGAAGATGTGAAATCCCCAATACCTAATACATGCAAACAACAATATTTAAAGAGTCTTTGATTTCTTCTAAATTCAGGGATAAATAATTTCAGAATTGCCCGGAGATCTTCACCCACCCGGTTTTTGCAAGGAAGCGCTCCAACCCAGTATGAAATAAGGCGATTTCACAAAGCAGCCAGTGATTAATTGAGAAAAGTGTAATACAGTATTTGCAGCACAGATGTTCACAGTAACCATTTCAAAGACAGTGCGGTCCCACTTCCgcctcaacaaataaataaacaaacaaacaaacaaaaccagaagaacCTAAATTTAAGTGGTAATGTATTCTTGATCTACATCTAATTCTGGTAAGTCCTGTCCTCCACTGCAGTAGGAAACTGACTGGAGTCAAATATTTTGTTACTATCCTTCCTCTGTCCTCTTGTGGTACTCGGGGAgcgcacacaaagacacacacacagacacacagagacacaaaccaGTTACTGTTCAGGgtcaaagacaaaaaggaaattgaagtgtCCTTCTTAGTACTAGCACAGGGGGCTCCAAAGGGCAGGCTCTAAACAGGCAAAGGTGTACTTGTGGGTGCAGGGGGAGCAGTAATGGGGGTGTGCAGTCAGGGAGTCTGAAGACAAGAAGAAACCTAGACAAAAAGACCCAAAGGATTCCTTGTTCACCCAAAGGTGCGCAAGGGGCGAATTTCCACCCCAAccttcctttccagtctccagGCAGAAGGAAGCTTTAAAACTCCTTTTCCCTCTGCTAGAGCCTTGGGCTCAGCCGGAGGGGACACTTTTTGTGTCTCTTTTAAAAAGCCACCTTTGGAACAAAGGTTTAACACCTGCAGGCTGCTAAGAACAATGGCTACAAAAGAAACCGAAGGAGCGGCGTCTGAAAACCAACCGGGGATTCCCTAGTCCTTacatgaaggggagggggatcgACCTGGGGAGAGAAATGCCCCGGCAAAGGGAATCAGCCCCACGCACCCGAGCTCTACGAGCCTCCCAGGGCACGCATGTCCGTGCCCCGGTTCAGATTCGCCGCCCTCCCTCCCCGGATCTCCCCAAAACGCCCCCGCTGCAGCCCGCCCCATTGTCTGAAACGGTCTGAAAACTTCGCAACTAGTCGAACGtggacagacacacaaataaaccCGTTTAACGAGGCCACGCATAATGATCCCAGCAATCTTTCAGTCCTGGACTTGAGAGCTTTGAGACCTCCCGCACAGGCAAAGTCcccaggatattttttttttaatttaagcaaAAGACAAAACGCAAAAGCAAAGATGGGCTGGTTACCTTGCACACCAGCTCCTCTCCGCTGTGCAGATGCACAGCGCGGAAAACGTGGTCTCCCTCCAGAGGCTCCAACAGTAAGTATTTCCCGATGCAGGAAACGCAATGCGACAAGTTCGGAGTCTCGGGCGGGCTCGGAGAGCCAAGGTTCGGGCTGAAACTCTGGCTGGGCTCAGCGGACCTTATAGACGACAGCTCTTCGAAATCCTGGGTTTTGTTCCGCGATCTCCCATATCTCGCTATTGTGATAGGGGTAGACCTGTGTATGTTCATGAGTGTGGGGATCGCACacgacaaaacaaacaaaccaaaaagaaaaacccCACTGGAGAGATGGATGAGCCGCGGGTGCAGGCGCCTCTGTGCCACAGACTTAAAAGGATCAAGAAGGGAGGGGACCCGTCTGGGGCTCCGTAGAGGAGAGTTAAGAACTAGCCCCCAGATGGGCGCCGCAGGGCTGGTCCCCGGCTGCGAGCCCCGCTCCCGGGGGTGCTCGCTCGGCCGACAACTCGGGTCCTTTTGTTACCCAGAAGCCGCCAGCGCAGTGCAGAACCGCACTCTGGAGTCAGTGGGTCTCTGTTCGCCGCGTGGATCTGGACGAGTGAGCGTGCCTCTGGGGTGCGGAGCTGCAGCGCCGGGATCCTGAGCGATCCCCAGCTGAGGATCCGCAGACCGGGCGGAGGAGCCCTGCCTGGAGTTTGTGCAGTCTTCAGGGAGCGTGCGGCGCCGGCTCGCCCTCCACGCGttagaaaccaaacaaaaagaaaaaggaaataagcaCGGGTCTACCGGCTCACGCCGCGCGGCAGCCAGAATCCGCGCTGCACCCCCCCTTTTTGGTAGAAAGGGTGGGGGGCGTGGAAGGGGGTGCTAGAGAGGGCAGTTACCTAAGTCTTAACTGTAGATGGCGTCTGAGGCTTTTCCAAAAAATCGCAGagctctccctctcgctctcaaaaaaaaaaaaaaaaaaagggacagaaaaaaaagcaaaatagcaAAGGAGCATTTAACTTGGGGCGGTCAGCAGTGGCAACAAAAGATTGCAAAAGCTGAGTAGGGAGTGCGGAGTAGGGCAGGCACAGGTACCGCGACAAAGCCCAAAGCTGAGCCCGCGCGGTCAGCACTAGCTCTTGCTGTCGCCGCTCACGTCCCAGATCCTCCTCTGATGAAGCAAGAAGTGCGGGCGGTGACCTGGGGGGACCAGCGGCAGGAGATTTCCGGGGGTCCTGC is drawn from Rattus norvegicus strain BN/NHsdMcwi chromosome 6, GRCr8, whole genome shotgun sequence and contains these coding sequences:
- the Trib2 gene encoding tribbles homolog 2 isoform X2 produces the protein MNIHRSTPITIARYGRSRNKTQDFEELSSIRSAEPSQSFSPNLGSPSPPETPNLSHCVSCIGKYLLLEPLEGDHVFRAVHLHSGEELVCKVFEISCYQESLAPCFCLSAHSNINQITEILLGETKAYVFFERSYGDMHSFVRTCKKLREEEAARLFYQIASAVAHCHDGGLVLRDLKLRKFIFKDEESRCKPQACK